From the Clostridium sp. Marseille-P299 genome, one window contains:
- a CDS encoding L-cysteine desulfidase family protein, with amino-acid sequence MVLTKEKYDTYVKILKEELVPAFGCTEPIAIAYCAAKAREILGKYPDQVVIEASSNIIKNVKSVIVPNTGGLKGIPAATAAGIVAGDASKELEVISHVSDEKKEEIRNYLENTQFKVMPLEGGDKLDIRITVSSGEDTTVVRIAKHHTNLVRIEKNSEVMWQAQEDTTITTDKADRSLLSVEDIILFAQEVTLSDVEEVLERQVEYNYKIAEEGMAKDWGANLGSVLLNTQGNDIRTRAKAMAAAGSDARMSGCELPVVINSGSGNQGITVSVPIIVYAKELNVAKEEMYRALVVSNLIAVHIKNGIGSLSAFCGAVSAGCAAGCGIAYLMGDRTEVISHALVNALAIVSGIICDGAKASCAGKIAVSVDAGILGYLMYKEGQQFYAEDGIVSKGVEKTIQNIYRLAARGMSETDEEIIRIMTQCD; translated from the coding sequence ATGGTATTAACAAAGGAAAAGTATGACACATATGTAAAGATTTTAAAGGAAGAATTAGTTCCAGCCTTTGGGTGTACAGAACCAATTGCTATTGCATATTGTGCTGCAAAAGCTAGAGAAATTTTAGGAAAATATCCAGACCAAGTAGTGATTGAAGCAAGCAGCAATATTATTAAGAATGTAAAAAGCGTAATAGTTCCAAACACTGGAGGATTAAAGGGGATTCCTGCAGCAACAGCAGCAGGGATTGTGGCTGGAGATGCATCGAAAGAATTAGAGGTTATTTCTCATGTATCAGATGAGAAAAAAGAAGAAATTCGTAATTATCTAGAAAATACACAGTTTAAAGTGATGCCATTGGAGGGCGGAGATAAACTAGATATCCGAATTACAGTATCTAGCGGAGAAGATACTACGGTAGTTAGAATCGCAAAACATCACACCAATCTTGTAAGAATAGAAAAAAATTCAGAAGTAATGTGGCAAGCGCAAGAAGATACAACGATTACAACGGATAAAGCAGACCGAAGTCTCCTATCTGTTGAAGATATCATCCTATTTGCACAAGAGGTAACTTTATCTGATGTAGAAGAAGTATTAGAACGACAGGTAGAGTATAATTATAAAATTGCCGAGGAAGGGATGGCAAAAGATTGGGGAGCTAATCTAGGCAGTGTCCTATTAAATACACAAGGCAATGATATTCGTACAAGAGCTAAGGCTATGGCAGCAGCAGGTTCTGATGCTAGAATGAGTGGATGTGAATTACCAGTAGTAATAAACTCTGGTAGTGGAAATCAAGGGATTACCGTGTCCGTACCAATTATTGTGTATGCAAAAGAGTTGAATGTGGCAAAGGAGGAGATGTATCGTGCACTCGTTGTCTCTAACCTAATTGCAGTACACATTAAAAATGGAATCGGATCTTTATCTGCTTTTTGTGGTGCAGTAAGCGCAGGTTGTGCTGCTGGATGTGGAATTGCTTATTTAATGGGTGATAGAACAGAGGTTATATCACATGCATTGGTAAATGCATTAGCAATAGTTTCAGGTATAATTTGTGATGGAGCAAAGGCCTCCTGCGCTGGTAAGATTGCTGTATCAGTGGATGCGGGTATTTTAGGATATTTAATGTACAAAGAAGGTCAACAGTTTTATGCAGAAGATGGAATTGTATCAAAGGGAGTGGAAAAAACCATTCAAAATATTTATCGTCTAGCCGCTAGAGGAATGAGTGAAACGGATGAGGAAATTATTCGTATCATGACTCAGTGTGATTAG
- a CDS encoding MerR family transcriptional regulator, whose translation MENNIKTFTTGEFAQRFGIKKDTLFYYDKIGLFQPAGVSDNGYRYYTVPQLDIFWMLQSLKELNFPLKTLEHYLKAPSPEELITLSKDQIERVNQEIKKLEQIHWLLSNMVTYTEEAINAPLDEIIFAELPKERVLYSEAFPYTNEFSDKDWFDFTDSFLKKADIKGPAFVGSVINQKDLMDGIYGKIDRLFLRRNCAKAKIKPSGLYAIIYHKGPYASAQDAYEPFLKSLKEQGLTICGDAYEEYLLDKLTVQNTTDFMIKISIPVKYQD comes from the coding sequence ATGGAGAATAACATAAAAACCTTCACCACTGGTGAATTTGCACAACGATTTGGCATAAAAAAAGATACCTTGTTCTATTACGATAAAATCGGATTATTTCAACCAGCTGGGGTAAGCGACAATGGGTATCGTTATTATACAGTTCCACAACTGGATATCTTTTGGATGCTTCAATCTTTAAAGGAACTTAATTTCCCTTTAAAGACTTTGGAGCACTACCTCAAGGCACCCTCGCCAGAAGAGTTAATTACATTATCAAAGGATCAAATTGAGCGAGTAAATCAAGAAATTAAAAAACTAGAACAAATACATTGGTTGTTAAGTAATATGGTAACCTATACCGAAGAAGCAATTAATGCACCCCTTGATGAAATTATTTTCGCAGAGCTACCAAAAGAACGTGTATTATATAGTGAAGCTTTTCCTTACACAAATGAATTCTCTGATAAAGATTGGTTTGACTTTACAGATAGTTTTCTAAAAAAAGCTGATATAAAAGGCCCTGCTTTTGTTGGTTCTGTAATTAATCAAAAGGATCTTATGGATGGGATTTACGGAAAAATTGACCGTTTGTTTTTACGTAGAAATTGTGCCAAGGCCAAAATAAAGCCTTCTGGTCTTTATGCGATTATATATCATAAAGGCCCATATGCATCTGCGCAAGATGCCTATGAGCCATTTCTAAAATCACTTAAAGAGCAAGGACTTACCATATGTGGAGATGCATACGAAGAATATCTCCTTGATAAATTAACCGTTCAAAATACTACTGATTTTATGATTAAAATCAGCATCCCTGTAAAATATCAGGATTAA